AGAGAAGAGACGGAGAAGAaataaggaagagaagaaggaagaggatgagGTCCGTGATGGAGTTCGCAGAGAACCTGATCCTGCGGATGATGGAGGAACCGAGAAGGAGGGACGAGGCGCAGTGGGAGCATATCTACGCGATGCGGAAGCGGTGCGGGAAGGCCAAGGCCAACTGAAGCCTCCCCGTCCGCCCTACGGCTTCTGGACCTTCGACCGCTTCAACGCCCAGATCAGCCAGGTCCCCGGTTGCCTCGATCCCTACGACGACCTCCTCCTCGACCAGCCCTCAGACTTCCCTCCGTCTTCCTCTCCCCCCAAATGATCCGATCCCATCCATCCATCTGTCCAATCCCCGGTACGCTCTGACTTCTCTTAAAtctcttcctccttttcttctttaTTCTATCGACGGTAAATTCGATTGCTTGCGCTCCAATTTGCGGCTGGAAATGTTTGGCTATGTGATGGTTTTCTTTGTTTATCTATGTAATGAGAGCAGAAAGGAGAGTCTTTTAGGTACGTCGATTAGCCTTTTTCAACCCCTTGCGTCGTGTGTTTAGTTGCCCATCTGACCGAGATCCCAAGTTTAGGTTCCTCTGATTTGTCTGTAACTTGAATCTTTAGTCTAAAAGTGCTTTTTTACTTGTGGATCGTGATGTGTGTGGAAGGAAACGCTTTAGGTGGTAAGCACCAAGTTCAATCGAAGATCTTAATTTTTATGTTAGGTGACAGTGGATTGTGGtctcttattttaatttttactgAATAACATCCCAGCGTGATATCGATCTTTGTCACCTTAACGTTGTTGTGTGGTAACCTAGAAAGCTTTTGACTGTTCCTAGTTACAAGATTCCAATTTTGGGTTCCTCTGGCTAGCTTGAAACTTGAATCTTTAGGTTTAAAGAGTTATCCGCCTGCAGACAATGATCCATATGGAAGGGAATGCATTTATCTCTAAATCCAATTGGAGAGATAAATCCACATTGAGATCTGTCTTCCAACTATCTTCTTGTGAAGAGAATCAAGAGATATTGTATTCTTTTTCATCAGAATCTGATCTATTGTTCTTGACGATATTAATGTAATTGTGTAACCTAGAACTCTTCTGAGTGTGTCTACTATTGGAACCGGTTATGATATTTGAGGTACTGACTGGCAAATTCACCTTGCAATTTAGTTCTCATTATTTTTGTCAAACTTATAGATGTATAAATAGTCTTTTACTGGGATTGACTGACATAGCAAACTATGTGTTGGACATCAATGGTGGAAGATGGATAAGGGTACAAATACCTTTAGATTTTCAGGAAAAAGTGCAAAATAAAAACTTGAAGTTGATTGAAATCTTGATAGAAAGTTGTAAGAGAGAGGCGCTTCTAATGTGTTCTAGAGGAGTAGCTGTGGAGTTTAAGTAGGTTTTCTCCACCATCTTCTGGCTCTGTGTTGTTAGGTCCCCCACATTGTCACTTACATTCATTCATCCCACTGCTCTATGTTGAGTTGATATGAGTTTCCATGACTGCATTTTCTTAGTCTTCCTTCTGGATATCTTTTAAACAAGGTAAAATATCATCATTTTGTTTCCTTTTCTCCTCTATTCTTAAACAATCATCTGTAGTATCTTTTCTTGATTTTCCTGGACACTGAAATTATGGTGCCTTTAACACTCAATGGATTGCTTTTTAAGTCAAACCTGTAAGATTATTAAATTTTGGTAACCTCAAGCATCTTTGAAGTGCTttatggaaagaaagaaagatagaaTTGTATGGTATCTCTTGttgaaattttgttttgtttttcgtTCATATTGTTCTTCTATAAGCAATGCGAATCTGAAGTTACAAGATGAGATActgtcattttattttatttgacttGTAGCAGATGGCAAATCCACTTTTCTGTCATACTCATTCCATAGATTAAGTTTCAACCTTATTTCACAATGTAGTTCCTTTTTTCTAGCTACAGAGTCTTCATTATTCAGTAGAATTTGTTTTATGATTCACAAGCTACTTCTAGCTTTGTTTAATTTCGTTGACCCCCTACTTTTTTTCTCTGTCACCATTCCCTGTATATGGAATATGGGTAATTTAAATTTGTGTTTTCCCCTCTGATCAGGAGAAGAAATTGTTAGTTCTGTAACATCTGCATTTCAAACCAGGTTTGTGTTCAAAATGGTCTCATAATGACTTGAAGTGTTCACAAATTGCTAGATTAAATTCTCTTTTGGAAATGAGGGCCATTGAAGTGACATAAGATATGTTGATGGTTCCACTTCCAGGAAGGCAAAATGGATCTGGGAAGAAATTGTTGAGAAGCCTAAATTGGGAATATGAGACATTATGAACACTAGATAGTAGAAGCTACCCCAAATCATATGAACAGCTGTAGTTGAAGTTTGAAAGATGGAAAGCTATAAGATGCCTTTTGTTTCAGTAAATCTTTCATTTTTCTGCCTCTAGTTCATGTGGCTTGAATGTCACTAATTAATTACGGGAGCATTTTTGGCAGTAGGTAGACCCATGAGTTGTATCCCTTTTCATATGGGCCTTTGTTCAACCGTCAGCAAACTAGTAAATCAAATATCAAATTTAGGAATTaggagaaaagaaggaaaatgggGATCAAGTCTAGGTCAGATCTGCAGAAGTGAAAAGATCTTCTAGTTCATTTATGGATCACTTTGATTTCACTCGTGGCAGATAATATTTCTTCTTTGATCAAACTCGATCCAACCATCACTTAGGTACAGCTTGAAGGGTACCTGTTGGTTCAATGATTGTGTTAGACTTGTGCAACCTATAGTCAATGTTATAATTGCTGAAAGatatattgttattattatcGCTGGAACTTGAATAATTGGAAAGTCTCATCGTCATGCATTTCGTATTTGCTCTGTCCAACTGAATTCTATGATTGATGAGTCAAATAGCGTAACCTACTTTGGTTAACGGGTAAAGCTAATTATGTTTATTTAGTTCAACTGTGTCACGTACTTCTTTGTTCTGATAGCTGATCAGGTCTTTTCTTACCCTTGGTGACAATTGATGGGTAGAAGCCGATAAGAAGGTTCACTCAAATTGGGGAAAGCTTGAACTACTTGCTTGGTCTACGATGACAGATGTGTGTGCATAATAATATGACCTGGTTGTGGTGAACCATGTTTTGTGCTTCTGAAGGTTTTCTACTTTTGGATTCAATTTCCAATTAAGTACATTTGTTTGGCTGCAGTCAAAAAAACAAGAACTTCTCTGTTTCCACTGAAGATTCCTTTGTCTACTTCACTGGTTGTTACGAGTTGGACTTACCTTGGATGCTGCTGGTAGATACCACACACACTGCATTAGGAGTATGGAAGGAGGAAACAaccaagatgaagaagaagaaaatggggATAATCAACTATTAAATTAGTTTTCATGCTTTTATAGTTGAGCCAATGACTACAATCTGCATCAATTTGGTGTGTGCTTAGTGGTGCATAGTACTCACATAGATCACTTGCTTTAGTGGCAGAAATCATGGTTACTTGTAAAGCAGGCATTGATGTTTTCTTGAGATGATACATCCATGTCCATGAGTTGTAAGATTATATTGTCTAAACCTtgtatatgataaaaaaaagattGTACCATTATTTTTGGATGTGTCACTTAGACGAATCAAACTCTGTGAGAGTGATTGGGACACACCACCAATTTAACTGGTTTGGTACAAAGCATATAAGTTTTACTGCTGGTTCAGACATCAAACTGTTGTTGTAGGCTACCTACCATAAGGCATTAGATTACAACTCCTTGGCAATGCACGGATCTTTACAGCATCAAATCCTTGTTTGGCACTGCATAATTTAGATTAGATCTCAATTTCAAGCTTCTCCGTGCCGCCCACATCTTTGCTTCTTCTTCCTGTCGTCTCTGGAGTTCCCTTGTATCTGTAGAAATGAGCACAGACAAGGAAATAGAGCAGGTTGGCGACGCCCAACAAGGCTACCATGTAGTAGAAGTAGTCCACCCTGCCGACGTTGATGTTGTCGTCCAGCCAACCCGTTCGACCTTCGCCGCCGGTTCTCCTCCGGACTAGGGCGACGAGCAGCGCGCTCAGGTAGCTCGCGCCGGAGATGGAGCAGTAGAACAGCGAGCCGGCCAACGTCTGCATGTGCTCCGGGAACTGCCGGTTGTAGAACTCGATCTGCCCCACCGCGTTGAAGGCCTCGGCGACGCCCACCAGGCAGAGCTGCGGCGCGAGCCACAGCACGGAGAGGGGCGAGGTCCCGTTGGCGCCGCCGTGGGCCAGGGCTGAGTTCCTCCGCTTATGCTCCACCAGCCCGGCCACCACCATGGACGCGACGGCGATGACCATCCCCGCGCCTTGACGTTGGAGGATGGTGATGCCGCTCTCGTTGCCGGTGATCCTTCGGGCCACGGGGACGAGCACGCGGTCGTAGACGGGGATGAACAAGGTGAGGGCGACCATGGCGATGGTGGCCAGGGAACCGGGGGGGATCTGGAAGCTGCGGCCGAGGTGGCGGTCCATCTTCAAGGCCTGGAGCACCGTTAAGCTCCACTGCTGGATTAGTGCGACGAAGCAGATGATGCCGGACGCCCAAATGGGCACGATCCGTATCAGGcacttcacctcctcgatctgctgCACGCTGCAGAGTCTCCAGGGATTCACTGGCAACCCGTCTTCCTTCGTTTCTCCCTCGCATATGATAGCAGCTTTGTTCAGGAACCTGTAACCAGATGCAAATCCAGTGCTCAACTCTTATCTATCTGAGGAATCCAATCCTTCCATCTGAGCTAATCGGAGCATTACGCGATGCATTGCGAGTGACATGTAGCTGAGGTTTCTTTTACCTGAACTGAAGTGTGAGGGGAAGCTTCGTCATCCGCTCGGTCTCCCTAGCTAGAGTGTTGTACAAAGACGATTCCTGCTCCACCGCATCGTCTGGCGCCGGCAGCCGGAGCCTCCGCTTCCTAAACGCCGCGACGAAGACCTGCACGATGCCTGAGAAGACGCTGCCTTCCGGCGGCACGAACACGTAGAGCCTGACTCCCGCGAAGAAGACGACGATCGAGAGGAGCATCAGCGCGGTGGGGATGCCGAACCCAATGGGCCAGCTGATGCTGTCTTGCACGTAGACCACCGCTGTCAACGCCAGCACAACGGCTGCAGTGGAGGTGGCGTAGTACCAGTTGAAGAAGCTGTTCAGGCCGCGCCGCCCGCGCTCGGTGGTGGGGTCGAACTGGTCGACCCCGAAAGGGAGGTTGCAGGGGCGGATGCCGCCGGAGCCGATGACGAGGAGGACGAGGGAGAGCCAGAGGACGGCCAGTTGGAGTCCGGACGGGCCCGTGCATTGCCCTGCTTGCTGTTCGGCCATGCTGCAGCTGGGCGGCCGGAGCTGGGGAACTGCTGCGGTGAGGGTGAGGAGCAGCATGCCCTGAACCAACCACCATCACAGGCATTACTCGATCGGTGATCCAAATGACCCGAGAACATGCTCACGGAAACAACTACATCTCTATCTTCTTCAACATGGATTGAACTCCATGCAATTGAAGACAAAATTGATAACCGAGAGATTTCCTCGAGACAATCTCTCTGttcagttaaagaaatcttatcttttatcgtgtataaatagactttataTGATATTAATTGTAAACAACTATATCTCTATCTTCTTCGACATGGATTGAACTCGAGAAACAAAATATAGATGATCCGAATGACTCGAGAACATGCTCACAGAAACAACAACTTCTCTATCTTTTTCGACGTGGATTGAACTCCAGCATGCAATCTAAAGATAATATCGCCTATAATTTATAGctctcaaaaaagaaaatagTTTGGTTTCATGGATTTCTTATTTCTATGTGAAACGagatatctttttttcttttttacataaAGTAAATGATTAAGACGAAATTTGATCTTAGAATAATCTGTCAAAATCTTAAATACAACtatccaaaataataataataatccctaTATCATTTAACATGAATTATAACGATAAGGTACCCTTAAATA
This DNA window, taken from Musa acuminata AAA Group cultivar baxijiao chromosome BXJ3-7, Cavendish_Baxijiao_AAA, whole genome shotgun sequence, encodes the following:
- the LOC108953307 gene encoding LOW QUALITY PROTEIN: uncharacterized protein LOC108953307 (The sequence of the model RefSeq protein was modified relative to this genomic sequence to represent the inferred CDS: inserted 1 base in 1 codon; substituted 1 base at 1 genomic stop codon), which gives rise to MRSVMEFAENLILRMMEEPRRRDEAQWEHIYAMRKRCGKAKANXSLPVXPYGFWTFDRFNAQISQVPGCLDPYDDLLLDQPSDFPPSSSPPK
- the LOC135643648 gene encoding protein NRT1/ PTR FAMILY 2.13-like, which encodes MRRSALRQILDCMACDPLVRRGNAASGGVNDGDGDVLEPEKKGPHGWKCMPCIIGNETFEKVASFGVSANFTVYLVKRFHMKQVVAVNTINIFIGTTNFAPLLGAFVSDAYCGRFRTIAYASAVSFLGMLLLTLTAAVPQLRPPSCSMAEQQAGQCTGPSGLQLAVLWLSLVLLVIGSGGIRPCNLPFGVDQFDPTTERGRRGLNSFFNWYYATSTAAVVLALTAVVYVQDSISWPIGFGIPTALMLLSIVVFFAGVRLYVFVPPEGSVFSGIVQVFVAAFRKRRLRLPAPDDAVEQESSLYNTLARETERMTKLPLTLQFRFLNKAAIICEGETKEDGLPVNPWRLCSVQQIEEVKCLIRIVPIWASGIICFVALIQQWSLTVLQALKMDRHLGRSFQIPPGSLATIAMVALTLFIPVYDRVLVPVARRITGNESGITILQRQGAGMVIAVASMVVAGLVEHKRRNSALAHGGANGTSPLSVLWLAPQLCLVGVAEAFNAVGQIEFYNRQFPEHMQTLAGSLFYCSISGASYLSALLVALVRRRTGGEGRTGWLDDNINVGRVDYFYYMVALLGVANLLYFLVCAHFYRYKGTPETTGRRSKDVGGTEKLEIEI